TGACTCCGTTCTGTACATCTTCTCCCGCAGGACGTCCCGCTCTTTCCGCTCCTTCTCCACATACGGCGGCGGAGGCGTCTCGACGTCCTGGTAGTCTATCATCTGTCTGAACGGATTCGCCGCCTTCGCGTGCGCTTCTCTTCGTACTGGCTCAGCGCCTGCCGCATCGTCGCCTCGCGGTACCCCCGGTTGCGTACCTGCATTGCTCCCGCTAACTCCTCCAATTACTCCCCCCATCACTCCTCCACTGGCACTCCCGCCTAAACTCCCTGTGCTCCCAGTACTCAGCATGAACGGCAATTCGTATCTCTTGTCCCCAGCTCCATGGCTTTCGTCCGCCAGCTCGTCGGGACTGGGACTGGGACTCATCGACGCCTTAGTGAACACAGGTATTCGATTCAGCGTCCCTATCGCAGTGTCCTCAATCGGATAAGGCGTCTTCGCACTCGCACTCGCACTCGCACCCGCACCACTCACCGTGCCATCCCGCACCCCGCTATCCGCTACAGGGTACATGTTGATGTGCGTCTCATACCTGTTACCACTCTGCGTATCTCGTGCGTTGAACATTGCATATGTACTCTAACCTGGCGCGatcgaaaaaaaaatccgTGGATTTTGTCCTGCTCTCAGAAACACTCAATATCCCTGCTCGACTTATCCAGAACTATATCCTGACCAAAGTGTTACCACCCTCCACTAGCTCTTTTTATTCCGTTGATATCCGTCCATCCAAAACCTCCATTCCCTGCGCAAACCCAGACCCAAAACCTTCCTGCAAAAATATCCAAGTCACGTGATATAAACCCCAGGAAGACCTTTCGGCCCCGGTCTGGGTTTTCTGCACAAAACCCTGAACCTGGCGAGACGTCGAGTCTGCCTCATTGGgagaagttcaagaagGCTCGATATAATAGAGCCAGTGTCTTGTCGGTTAACCTTGCAGCCTAGGTGAAGTAACGTATTGAAGAGGCCAGGAATGAACAGCGTTGGTTTAGTGTGGCAGTGTGTGAGGAGGTACTCCCGTGTTGCGGTGGAGTCTGGACTGAAGAGGCAGACGTGGAAGCCCATAGACTCTCGGAAGACGTTCCTGTTGGACTCTTACCGGTACATGATGGACAACAACAGCATGGTTCTTTTTGCGCATTACAACAACTTGACGAAGAATGAGGACCACCACTTCAGGGAGCAGATCAAGCAGGCCGGTGGGAAGCTGACGAGGATAAGgaacaatatattcaaagtGTGTTTGAGGACGCTCGACCGCGAGGACCCCGCCGTGTAcatcaagaacaagaaggaGTTGCCTCACCACCCGCTGATCCCACTGTTGAAGGGCCCCACAGCGGTCATCTCCTTCCAAGATACTGACCCTCAGGGAGTCGCTAAAGTGTTCAAGCTACTGAAAAACGCACAAGACAAGTTACTTGTGATGGGTGCAAAGGTCGACAAAGAGGTCTACGACTTCGCTAAGCTGGATCAGTTCAAGACATTGCCAACAAAAGAAGTCTTACAAGGACAATTGGCAGGGCTTTTGCAGATGCTTGGTGGTGCAGGTCTTGTGCAAGTGCTGGAGGCTAACAAGCAGCATCTGTATCTAACCTTGAAATCCCACGAAGATAACATAAAAGAATGAAGCTAGTAGAAAGTTGTTTTATCTGGTAGGTAGAAGGAAGGATTAATGATACTTTGATGCGGTAGCCTGTGGCGTTTTGTAAATAATGAATAAAGAATTCAGATACTGCAAATAAGTGAAGTCAAGCCGTATGGCTTTATCATcagataaaaagaaaatattcttttttattttgtaaataCGTTAATTTAACTATCGATATAGTCTAGTCATAACTCAGAATGCTCAATAGTATGCTGTGCTGATCtgcatatatatatgattaCTTCAAAGTTGTCACTATCGGGGCGTGCTAAAGGCTGGcgaagtgaaaaattttgaaaaaaaagtcaatgcgatgagctcatcgcaaacATTACTCAAGGTGACTTGAATTAGGTTATCATATAGTTGGATTCGTTGTTATTCATCAAAATATAGATAATAAATACCTTATTTTTTAACGACAGCATAGGAAGATAGTTAAGAAAGAATGAAGGCCAAGCCATTAAGTAACGACCCAGGATCAAAGCGTTATGCTTATAGAGTtaacaaagaagagaacagaaaagaattgaaacaTGTTAAGATTGATGAATCGTCATTAGTAGAGGGTCATCAGGTTGATCTTCCTAAGAAAAGATTTTATAGACAAAGAGCTCACTCCAATCCTTTTTCGGATCACCAGCTAGAATATCCAGGTTCACCAGAAGAGATGGACTGGACTAAACTCTACCCTCATTACGTCGATCCAGAGTCCGGTAAAATGACAAAGAAGGTTACTATCGCTGATATCGGATGCGGTTTTGGTGGTTTGTTGGTAGATCTCTCCCCAGAATTCCCAGATGATCTGATACTGGGTATGGAGATTCGTGTTCAGGTCACTAACTATGTCGAAGACAGAATTATAGCGTTGAGAACCAACCATGTCAAGGAACAAGGctaccaaaatattaatgtGCTAAGAGGCAATGCTATGAAATTCTTACCAAACTTTTTCCAAAAGGGACAATTATCGAAGATGTTCTTCTGTTTCCCAGATCCACATTTcaaacaaagaaagcaTAAAGCCCGTATCATTACTAACACTTTATTGAGTGAGTACGCTTATGTGTTAAGAGAAGGTGGTATTGTATACACTATCACTGATGTGAAGGACTTGCACGACTGGATGGTGAAGCACTTGACCGAACATCCATTGTTCGAAAGACTGCCTGAAGAAtgggaagaagaagatagcTGTGTCAGGATTATGAGACATGCAACAGAAGAAGGTAAAAaagttgaaagaaaaaagggTGATAAATTCGTTGCATGCTTCAGAAGGTTACCAACTCCtgaaataatataaagTCGAGTTTACGGAACTATAAATTTGTTATGAGGCGAGAGCTTAAATTATACAATAGAACGCCCGTAAGCTCTCAATTAATAATCATAAAAATGGTGTTTTCATGTATactaataaatattaacaTTACAAGTTATTGGTAAATATCATTCGTTAAACTTTATATTAACAGGTTAGCCTGATATTGAGGAAGGAAAGAACATAAGTCATCGATGGCATGGCGTGCtcaaaaattaaatggtaacatcaattttaaaaaaaatactatgCAGAGTTGTCATATTGTTGACGCAGAGAATTATTAGTGAGTTCTGAATCTGAGGCTCATACtgaatttcttgaaagcAGCTATACAGTGGCTTTTAAGCACTGTATTTGTACTTCATTAAAGATATCTTGGTGTCTTTATTTAGAGCATCTTTCTTATTGGAAGCATATACATGTTCTCTTTCCAGAAGTTTCCTCTTAAGCGATGTAGACCACTTGTAGCCAGATAATGTTCCATTGCTGCAAACAACTCTATGGCATGGGATCACAATCGCTATATTATTAGACCCTATACCGCTCCCAATAGCTCGGCTACCGTTCTTGATCTTTAGTTTATCCGCTATTTCCTTATAAGTTGTTACTTTACCATGTGGAATCTTGACTAGCTCATCCCATATGCGATGTTGCAGAGAAGTACCAAACATATACTCGTAATGCAAGTCCTTGACAATATGGCCTTCCAGCAATTTAGTGAATTTGTTCACAGTATCCTGAAACTTCTCGACATGCTCTTGCTCTGACTCTACTTCGATCTGCTTGAAGTTGTAGTGTATGGCGGACTTCTTGGACAACTGATTGAAGGCAGTTCTTGCACCTTTCAGAAGCTGTTTCTTGTTCAATCCAAGCGAGGCATACACTAACGCATCCGTCTGTCGCCTTACAAACACCAGCGCCGATGTGATATCCGTTACAACAAAACTGTACAGTAGGTCCTCCATCAATGTTCCTGATTATTGAGCTATTAGGCTAGTGTGCGTCTCTGAAGCGCTGTTGATTTATAAGAAATAGGATGATTGTAACTTGATGCCAAGAGCTAGGTAGCAGGAAATGATGTGCTTACAGGTAAGAGTTGTGACTGTATAAATGATTGCTGTTCTGGTACTTTtgcttaaaaaaaatgcttgTAGCTTATTTGCagatcaaaagaaaaagtgATCAAAATGTCCTGAATGTCCCTTATAGGTAAAGTAATGAGGACATCAGAATGTGAAGTTCACCAAGAGTGCCACAATAGCACCCATTGATGGCAGTGTAATAATGCTTCATAGTAGATGCTATATATTTTCGATCTGACGCCGACTTGGGTTTTGACTAGTGGTTGTAGGTTGCCATGTATGTCTATATGTATATGCAGATAAAGATATCGGGGAACAAGTGTGAGTCCTGGCACGCCTAAGAAAACAACTTAGCTGTTCTTCACTTCATATTGTTACAAAAGAGAAAGTctaaaataaattatacTAAATACATGAGTTATGGATTATAATCTTGGTCTGGATACTGTCTCATCGGCATAGCTAAATTAAAGAATGAAACGAAGTATTTGGTGTTTGATGAAAATTAAAGACAAACAATGCAAAGGGTGATTAAAAACCCAAATTGAAATGGCAGAAGAGAGAGGTACCTTATATGTATCTCAAATGTAGATTGCCACTGCAGGGGGAGTAAACTTGTTTTCGCTATAGGTCATAAAAAAAGGATCAAATAATGTAGTATTCAATTATTCCTGATCATTTTTTCAACATGTTATCGAACATTGGAATCAATGATTGTGCAAGTGCGAAGGAGAAGACCAACTTAGGGCCAGTGGTCAACAGTTTTGGGGTCAAACCCTTGAAGAAAGCGGTGAAACCTTCGTTCTTCAAAGTATTCTTGACGATCTTGAAACCACTCTCTGGGTTGTCGAAGTTTCTGTTTTGGATTCTGGTCTTGATGACATCTAATGGTGCTGAGACAATTAGAGATGCGGAGGCACCCACTATGGAACTAATGAAGTTCTGAGACCAGGTGGCCTGGGAGTAGTCCTGCAAGCCCAGGATGTACTCCTTGGCGAAGGCGTTACCACCGAAAAGAGCGAAGGAACCTGGCGCGTTTCTAGCGGCGGTCCAGCCCCACCCTCTGTACAGGTTGAAGATACCCTCATCCTTCAGGATCTTAAGGAACCCTCTTCCTTTGAATGCTTCAGGGTTGGTTTGTCTCTTAATCTTCAGCACGTCCAATGGCAACAGCACGATCTCACCGATACCGATCAGAGACCCGGCTGTGGCAGATCTCAGGGCTTTACCGGTCTTGTCACCGAATGCGCTGTCGAAGTCCTTCTTGAAGTGCTTGTTCAAGAACTCGTTGGCGAACGGCTGACCACCGTACTTGTACACTCTTTGCAAGATCTTGTACACGGCAGCGTAGCCCAAACCTGGGAACAAAGTGAAGACCCTCTTGCCGAACGCCTCAGCGGCGTGGTCACGGAATATGACGGAGTTCAATTGCGCACCGCTGGTGATCTTTGTGTGGTTCGACATCAGTCTCTTCGAGATGGTGTCCACCGGGTGGAACACACCTATCTCCAGTATACCCGCAGATGCACTGCCCAGCAACCTCGCAACACCACTCTGCTTCCTGTCGTTATGAGCCATTTCCTAGTTGTACAAGCGTTATTTCTATAGAATCCGACTTTGTTCTTCCTTGGAGAGGGGGGGGGTAGAGTTCGCTATCTTATAGAGATGTAGCTTGACAAAGGTTCATTGTATTATATACTGTATATTGCTAGGTGACCTGGGGGATCCTTTGACGAGTTGATCTTCAAAGCTTTGGACAAATTCCTCGAGCGTTGTTTCGCTCGCTTCCAGCTTCCGTaatcaccaccactgtTTCCCTGATTCAAACAGCCCCACCATGATAAACCCACCTCGCTTGCACCTACCCTCCCAGAGGGAACCACCTCGCTTGCGACTTCCATTTTCCCATCGTTGGTTCCTGTGTCACTATATACAGTACCATGTGATATTTACAAAGTGATATGAACACCTGACCTCCACCTTGCAAAGTGATATAATCACCTGACCTCAAAAACCCATTTCTTTGGGTGGTTTTACCCGGACAATCTTGCCCCACCATATTTCGATGGTTTTTTGTTATCTCCTTGACCCCTCTCTCTTGCCTAACCCCCCCCCAGGTTTGTATTAAATTAGTGTAACCCCCCCCccttgaaatttttcataatcatatataaatgGTTTAAAGACTTGAAACAATCTGCAATTGCCTCAATTGTTGTGAAAAACTGTAAACTGTAATAACTGTTATAACTGTTATAACTGTAATAACTGCAATATAACAAAGGACAATGACACAGATTGATAAGAAAGAAGTATCAGGAAacattattgttgtttcCAACAGATTGCCAGTGACCATCTCGAAGGATGACACTGGGAAGTACCAGTACAAGATGTCCTCTGGAGGGCTGGTTACTGCTTTACAAGGTCTGAAGAAGACCGCTACGTTCAAGTGGTATGGGTGGCCCGGTCTAGAGATCCCTGACGATGAGAAAGAGCAAGTCAAGCAGGACTTGCTCGAGCAATTCAACGCTGTGCCTGTGTTTTTGAGCGACGAGGTCGCTGACTTGCACTACAACGGGTTCAGTAACTCTATCCTGTGGCCTCTGTTCCACTACCACCCGGGTGAGATCAATTTCGATGAGAACGCCTGGCTGGCTTACAACGAGGCCAACAGGGCCTTCGCCGAGGTCATCTTCGAGACCATGCAGGACGACGACTTGATATGGGTCCACGACTACCACTTGATGCTGCTGCCCCAGATGCTGCAGGAGGAGATCACCAAGCGTAAGCTGAGGAACGTCAAGCTGGGCTGGTTCCTGCACACGCCGTTCCCTTCCTCCGAGATCTACAGAATCCTGCCTGTCAGACAGGAGATCCTGAGAGGTGTGCTGAGCTGCGACCTCCTCGGCTTCCACACTTACGACTACGCGCGCCACTTCCTGTCCTCCGTCCAGAGAGTCCTGAACGTCAACACTCTGCCCAACGGTGTCGAGTACCAAGGCAGGTTCGTCAACGTCGGTGCCTTCCCTATCGGTATCGACGTCTCCACCTTCCAGGACGGCCTCTTGAAACAACAGGTCAAGGACAGAATAAGCCAGTTGAAGGAGACGTTCAAGGGACAGAAAATCATCATCGGTGTCGACAGACTGGACTACATCAAGGGTGTCCCACAGAAACTGCACGCCATGGAGGTCTTCCTAAGCGAACACCCAGAGTGGAGAGGCAAAGTCGTCCTGGTGCAGGTAGCTGTCCCAAGCAGAGGCGACGTCGAGGAGTACCAGTACTTGAGATCAGTCGTCAACGAGCTGGTCGGAAGAATCAACGGCCAATTCGGTACCGCAGAGTTCGTCCCAATCCACTTCATGCACAAGAGTGTTCCTTTCGAAGAATTGATCTCCCTGTACGCAGTCAGCGACGTCTGTTTGGTCTCTTCCACAAGAGACGGTATGAACTTGGTCTCTTACGAATACATTGCCTgccaagaagaaacaaaggGCTCCCTGATCCTGAGTGAATTCGCTGGTGCAGCCCAATCCTTGAACGGTGCCATCATCGTCAACCCATGGAACATCGACGAAATGTCCGACGCCATCAACGAAGCCTTAACCTTGCCAGAAGTCAAGAGAGAAGTCAACTGGGAAAAATTGTTTAAGTACATCTCAAAGTACACTTCCGCCTTCTGGGGTGAGAACTTTGTCCACGAACTGTACAACACTTCTTCAAGCAGCGGTAGCATAAAATCCTCCGAGGAAAAGCACTGATCCAAAACAGATatgaacaaagaaaaaaaaaacttcaCAGACACCATTATTCCATAAGTCCTTTGATCGATATctaatttcaaattcataTTCAGAGTTAACAAGTTCCTCATCTACCAAACGTTGAACTAGGTGTTATTCGTTACCATGTGAGTAAATACATCAAACGCAAGTTAAAAACAATTACCATTTTACGACTTTTATACACAActaatatatttaaaaGATGTTAGAAAATCCCAACGGTGCCTAGCTTGGTCGCCTGGCAGATTGGACGTTCTTATATATCGAGATATACCGTTATATACTTGAAATGATATATGCTAAGAATACAAGCAACTAGAACTATTAAAATAGTATAGCTATCCTATGATCCTATAAGGTACATGTCATTGGACACGTAATGATTAAGAAAAGCCCAATATTCATATGGGGTTTTTTCCCGGGCCGAGCTGTAGTGCCCCGGGAGACCTGAAATCGAAGAGGTCATCTATAACTATAACTACTAAACGATGCACTCTTTTCTGGTCTGTCGCTTGGAATGAGCCTCTAGTTGGCAGGTCTTGCGTCTCATCAGCGGTACCAATTGCCATTTACTATTGCCAGTTGTCATTTACCCACTTCCCCCAGCAGAACGCTTGCTTTCAACAGATCGAGAGCCGGATAACAACAGGAGCCCTTTCTGTGCAGAAAACATAAATTGATAACATCTCGACGGCAATCCCTTGGAGAGTGTTGATTTTAACTCAATTGTTGCAGTAGTAACGCTTAGAATTCATTCTGGTCCTACTTTGCGTACCATTCACATCAGAGGTCCAAAAGCATAAAAAAGGGTTGGCTATTGGAAACGACGTTGCCAGATTGACTTCATTGTACCGTACTATATTCACGAAACACACTATTAGATAACAACAATGGGTCAATTACTATCTCACCCTTTGACTGAAAAGACCATAGAGTATAATGACTACAAGACGAAATCTTCGGCCGCTGGTTCGGTGCCTAGATTTTATAACTGTGTGGGATCCATGCAAGGCTATCGATTGAGTCAGGAAGATGCACATAAAGTACAAAATGAGGACACTATCCTCAGAGTAAGATTTTTCAATCCATTCACTGGTAAACATGaaaagatgatgatttcAATGTTTGCAGTGTTTGATGGCCACGGAGGTGACAGTTGCTCGAAGTTTCTCAGTGGGACTTCTAACCCACACTTGAGAGCTGGTTTAGCTAAGTGGGTTGTATACTCTTTTGAAAACCATAGATATGGGgctaagaaaaatatatcttCCGTTGACAATGGAGGTGCTAATAACTACACCAATACACCAAATAATTCAATAAATGGTAGCAATGCCGATAACTCAACGTCTTACACAAGGCATTTTAGGACTATGGAAGGTCTAATATCACAGATAATTAAAGATGCCTATATAAAACAGGATCAAGAACTTCATCAACATTTTGCCAATAGCGCATGTGGGTCAACCGCGGTGGTGGCATTGATTATAAATGGTACAATGTTATATGTTGCCAATTGCGGCGATTCAAGGTGTATCTTATCTTCAAAGGCGAGGGGTATTAAAACAATGTCTTACGATCACAAACCACAAAATATTGGTGAATTAATTAGAATTAATGATAATGGCGGTACTGTGTCTTTGGGAAGAGTGGGAGGAGTATTGGCTTTAAGTAGAGCCTTTAGTGATTTCCAGTTTAAAAGAGGTGTCGTATACAAAAATACTAACCCGATGAGAATTTCCGCTAATGGAAATCACAACTCCCCAACACCACCTCAAGAAGCTCAGGTTTCAGTTGAACCAGACGTCTTGATGCATAAGTTAGACTTCAATAAAGATGAATTCCTTGTGCTGGCATGTGATGGGATATGggatatatataataatacgAGGTTAATACAGTTCATCAAATATCATTTAATGCAGGGTATGAAGCTAGATGGTATTATGACGAAATTATTAGATCATGGAATTGCACAAGCAAATAGCAGCACAGGTGTCGGATTCGATAATATGACTGCTATTGTAGTTGTGTTAAATAGACCAGATGAGTCACTACATGACTGGATGAATAAAATGAAACTCAGACTAGAACGAGAGAAAGGCataatttaatttcaaCAATGATACAAAATAAGTTAGCATAAACAGAgtaaatttgatttttgcATATTCACCTATCTGACATGATAATCCATCAATTATAAAATGGGAACTTGCAGAAACCAAGAACCCTTGATCTTCATTGCATTTTTGACATGAATAGCTTAATTAACAATTATTTACAGGTGCAAAGGCGGACCTTCTCATGCATATATACATACATAACGTTTCTAAGTTAGTGTCTATTTTGGTCAATGTTAAAAACTAGGTTTATACTTTCATCCAACAtcattttttatctttctttttcttttgggCTAGCTTACCAGTCTTTATCTGCTTAGAACTATCATCAAGTAACGACAAATAATCATCAACACCAAAGGCATCTTCTTCGACATCTTTCTTGACTTCCTTTTTGTCCTcagtttttgtttctttgctAGATTTGACTTCCTTCTCTTCTGCTTTTGTATCGACAGCATCGTCCACTGAAAATATGGAACTGTACTTTTGTTTGAATTTATCTTTACTACCACCAGAATTTACATCTATCACCACCAAATCATCTCTACTTGGGTTCCAGAGTGGGTTATTCCTTTGATCAGAAATTAGACGAAATTCGTCCTTTGGGAACTGGGATCTTCTCGAAATGACAGAGCCATCACTTAACTCAACCTTGACATTGAACTGATGGTATATAGCAGGTCTAGCTTTTCCGGGACGTATCTTTTTCAATGGTCTCCTTGGAAGAGAGATTTTTGTAGCATTTGGATGACCACCTGTTGAGGCTAGCCTCTTCCATATTAAATTTCTCAGCATTGGTCTTAATGTGATAGTAGTAGTGTTTGTAGTGCTTAATTGACTAATTCTTGCTTCTTATCCACATGTGTACTCAGTTAATGTTAGTAGTGAACATGGTCATTTCTATAGCTTTTAAGTCAATTCTACGATTCCAGGTCATCATGATTACCGTAACTTCGAAGAAGAGTTCGTGAATAGTTACTATAGTAGTATCCTTCGGCATAGTTTAAGAGTATTGCATATTGAGTTgttaattttatttatcGAAATTATGAATATCTAGTCATATAATTTTGCAATATTGACAAGGCCACTAAGATCTCTTGAGTATTTGTCGGCAAGTTCTGGATCAAGACGCCGTATCTTTCCAATAATGTCCTGGAAAGTAGCATTATTTACATCGAAATCATCTTCAGGCTCATCTTGTTCATCATCAGAAATATCTTTCATTACGCTAACTTTCATATTATCTGATTCAGCATCTTCCTTCTCTTGTAatgtttcttcatcttcaccaGCTTCAACAccattgttttcttcatcgtcatccTGCGTGATATCATCAGGGTTTTTGTCTCTATCCATATTGGTATCTCCATCCACATCAGTGTTCTCACCGTTATTGTTCATCATAGATTCTTTGAAGAACAGCATGCTCTTGAAATACTTCagtttatatttattgaattcATATCTTCCTTGAACCATACAGCCCAATTCATACTTAACAATCCTCCTGATTTTTGCGAGATCTAGTGCCGTAAACCAGCCAGTGACTTCATTAGGTTTGTCTAAGTATTCTACCTTTTCGTAAACTTCGGCTATATTTGGTTCATCTAGAAGTAAGTCGATCTGAAGCATCAGGTACCACGGTATCCTAGTACCATCAAATCTGAACCTGCTATCAATACCATCTTTTGTATCAGATTCAAATACCAATGGAGGAGGCTTGGGTATATTCTTTCTGACAGTTGCTGATTCTAGTAATTTCCTTTCTATCTTGAAGTATTCCGTTTGATACTTCGCATACTCGCTAGATGATCTGGGATCAACTccaaatttgatatatgtATTCCTCCAGGGACCCATTGTAAATCTGTAAGATAGCAGAGCTAGCGCAATCTTTAATGTATGATAAACATTTTTTGGAATCAGACCATCTAGATGTCTTTTAACCCAAATTGgtcttttttcaaatagcGACCTTAGAATGGCAAGGCATTCTTCTAGAGCTTCAAAGAATTTCGATTCTTTCTTAGTACCTGGATATACACCTGACTGTTTAGCCTGGTTGTAGATCTCTAGTAATTTATCCTGAGGTTCCACTGGTACTTTCAGTTCGGGGCTCATATCATGTACAAACAACTGGtagtttttcaaataggAGCCCTTCACCTCATGGTCACcgttttctttcttgacTGCAAAGGGATTAcctttgtatttgtattgtAAAGGGTAACCTACCATAGAGAACCtaggtggtggtggtaaTTGAAAATCGCAGTTAGGTGACTTAACCGATCTGTCCAATATGATGTTATTAATGTTATCCTGTGGTCTGCTATCATTATCTGGTACGGAATCTATGAACTTCTTGATATTTTGCCAATCCAAGGAACCAAAACTCTTTTGAAACTCTCTCGCGGCCGGTACGTTATCCAGTATGACTTGGAAATCAGACATTTCTCTGAATTTAATGGTATTATTTACCACTGCCACAGGCGTGGCACACACATCTTTACTATCCAGTGATCTCAATGCCTTTGCAACATCGTTTCCATTCTTCTCCAAAGTACCTTCAGGCATGGTAATCTTCAGCACTATAGAGTCATCTCTGAAGGGCACACGCTTGCCAATTATCGGGTGTTCATTGAAAAAAGGTTTGCGTGCACTAGAGGTGGCGTCGTCCCAGGGATCCACCGGAGATAACCCATTATTCAAGAAAAGCTCTAGGCCTTTGTCCGTCACTGATGGCTCTGTAGAGTTATCCAGCGCTTGTTTCACGTCCTCTATCCCTCCGCACATCTCAATTGCCCTGACAATGCTGTGCTTCTTCGTTGAGATCGCCAGCGGGAACTCTACACTAGATATGCGCGGCAGGTCCAGAGTATGGTACCTGGCG
The Nakaseomyces glabratus chromosome J, complete sequence genome window above contains:
- the MRPL11 gene encoding mitochondrial 54S ribosomal protein uL10m (CAGL0J09724g~Ortholog(s) have structural constituent of ribosome activity and mitochondrial large ribosomal subunit localization), giving the protein MNSVGLVWQCVRRYSRVAVESGLKRQTWKPIDSRKTFLLDSYRYMMDNNSMVLFAHYNNLTKNEDHHFREQIKQAGGKLTRIRNNIFKVCLRTLDREDPAVYIKNKKELPHHPLIPLLKGPTAVISFQDTDPQGVAKVFKLLKNAQDKLLVMGAKVDKEVYDFAKLDQFKTLPTKEVLQGQLAGLLQMLGGAGLVQVLEANKQHLYLTLKSHEDNIKE
- the TRM8 gene encoding tRNA (guanine46-N7)-methyltransferase (CAGL0J09746g~Ortholog(s) have tRNA (guanine-N7-)-methyltransferase activity, role in tRNA methylation and nucleolus, tRNA methyltransferase complex localization), with the translated sequence MKAKPLSNDPGSKRYAYRVNKEENRKELKHVKIDESSLVEGHQVDLPKKRFYRQRAHSNPFSDHQLEYPGSPEEMDWTKLYPHYVDPESGKMTKKVTIADIGCGFGGLLVDLSPEFPDDLILGMEIRVQVTNYVEDRIIALRTNHVKEQGYQNINVLRGNAMKFLPNFFQKGQLSKMFFCFPDPHFKQRKHKARIITNTLLSEYAYVLREGGIVYTITDVKDLHDWMVKHLTEHPLFERLPEEWEEEDSCVRIMRHATEEGKKVERKKGDKFVACFRRLPTPEII
- the MGT1 gene encoding methylated-DNA--protein-cysteine methyltransferase (CAGL0J09768g~Ortholog(s) have methylated-DNA-[protein]-cysteine S-methyltransferase activity and role in DNA dealkylation involved in DNA repair), yielding MEDLLYSFVVTDITSALVFVRRQTDALVYASLGLNKKQLLKGARTAFNQLSKKSAIHYNFKQIEVESEQEHVEKFQDTVNKFTKLLEGHIVKDLHYEYMFGTSLQHRIWDELVKIPHGKVTTYKEIADKLKIKNGSRAIGSGIGSNNIAIVIPCHRVVCSNGTLSGYKWSTSLKRKLLEREHVYASNKKDALNKDTKISLMKYKYSA
- the GGC1 gene encoding Ggc1p (CAGL0J09790g~Ortholog(s) have guanine nucleotide transmembrane transporter activity and role in cellular iron ion homeostasis, guanine nucleotide transport, mitochondrial genome maintenance, transmembrane transport), which codes for MAHNDRKQSGVARLLGSASAGILEIGVFHPVDTISKRLMSNHTKITSGAQLNSVIFRDHAAEAFGKRVFTLFPGLGYAAVYKILQRVYKYGGQPFANEFLNKHFKKDFDSAFGDKTGKALRSATAGSLIGIGEIVLLPLDVLKIKRQTNPEAFKGRGFLKILKDEGIFNLYRGWGWTAARNAPGSFALFGGNAFAKEYILGLQDYSQATWSQNFISSIVGASASLIVSAPLDVIKTRIQNRNFDNPESGFKIVKNTLKNEGFTAFFKGLTPKLLTTGPKLVFSFALAQSLIPMFDNMLKK
- the TPS1 gene encoding alpha,alpha-trehalose-phosphate synthase (UDP-forming) TPS1 (CAGL0J09812g~Ortholog(s) have alpha,alpha-trehalose-phosphate synthase (UDP-forming) activity) — its product is MTQIDKKEVSGNIIVVSNRLPVTISKDDTGKYQYKMSSGGLVTALQGLKKTATFKWYGWPGLEIPDDEKEQVKQDLLEQFNAVPVFLSDEVADLHYNGFSNSILWPLFHYHPGEINFDENAWLAYNEANRAFAEVIFETMQDDDLIWVHDYHLMLLPQMLQEEITKRKLRNVKLGWFLHTPFPSSEIYRILPVRQEILRGVLSCDLLGFHTYDYARHFLSSVQRVLNVNTLPNGVEYQGRFVNVGAFPIGIDVSTFQDGLLKQQVKDRISQLKETFKGQKIIIGVDRLDYIKGVPQKLHAMEVFLSEHPEWRGKVVLVQVAVPSRGDVEEYQYLRSVVNELVGRINGQFGTAEFVPIHFMHKSVPFEELISLYAVSDVCLVSSTRDGMNLVSYEYIACQEETKGSLILSEFAGAAQSLNGAIIVNPWNIDEMSDAINEALTLPEVKREVNWEKLFKYISKYTSAFWGENFVHELYNTSSSSGSIKSSEEKH